One Salvia splendens isolate huo1 chromosome 12, SspV2, whole genome shotgun sequence genomic window carries:
- the LOC121759658 gene encoding KRR1 small subunit processome component homolog: MADFEDENNRNGGSDALEKPRTRHKGKHDKDKPWDDPSIDHWKVDKFDPSWNEGGMLEVSSFSTLFPQYREKYLQECWPIVKGALKEHGVACELNLVEGCMTVSTTRKTRDPYIIIKARDLIKLLSRSVPAPQAVKILNDEMQCDIIKIGNLVRKKEQFVKRRQHLVGPNSSTLKALEILTGCYILVQGSTVAAMGSYKGLKQVRKVVEECILNKMHPVYNIKILMMRRELAKDPALANENWDRFLPKFKKKNVKQKKAKAKDKKPYTPFPPPQQPSKVDLLLESGEYFLSDQKKQAKKWQEKQEKQEAKVAETKRKREEAFVPPEEPSKEIPKHTDDNNDVAALASSLKKKAKDFSKQKSAEKIDAASYIAAPSGTSTKKKSKRS, translated from the exons ATGGCGGATTTTGAAGATGAAAACAACAGAAATGGCGGCAGTGACGCCTTGGAGAAGCCGCGGACAAGGCATAAGGGGAAGCACGACAAGGACAAGCCCTGGGATGACCCCAGCATCGATCATTGGAAAGTCGATAAATTTGATCCATCATGGAACGAGGGCGGCATGTTAGAAGTTAGCTCATTTTCTACTCTCTTTCCTCAATACAGAG AAAAATATTTGCAAGAGTGCTGGCCGATAGTGAAAGGTGCGTTGAAAGAGCATGGTGTTGCTTGTGAATTAAATCTG GTTGAGGGCTGCATGACAGTTTCAACAACCAGGAAGACAAGAGACCCCTATATAATAATTAAGGCTCGAGATCTCATTAAGCTTTTATCACGAAGTGTTCCTGCTCCTCAG GCAGTAAAGATTCTTAATGATGAGATGCAGTGCGACATAATCAAGATTGGGAACTTGGTCCGCAAAAAG GAACAATTTGTTAAAAGAAGGCAACACTTAGTGGGACCCAATTCTTCTACCCTAAAG GCacttgaaattttaactgggtgcTATATTCTAGTTCAG GGGTCCACAGTTGCAGCAATGGGTTCATATAAAGGTCTAAAACAAGTTAGGAAGGTTGTCGAAGAATGCATTCTGAATAAAATGCATCCAGTATACAACATCAAG ATCCTAATGATGAGGAGAGAGCTTGCTAAAGATCCTGCTCTTGCAAATGAGAATTGGGACAGATTTCTTCCGAAGTTTAAGAA GAAAAATGTCAAACAGAAGAAAGCTAAGGCTAAAGATAAGAAACCTTACACACCTTTCCCTCCACCACAGCAACCTAGTAAG GTTGATTTACTGCTGGAAAGTGGAGAATATTTCTTGAGTGATCAGAAGAAGCAAGCTAAGAAGTGGCAGGAGAAGCAAGAGAAACAAGAAGCTAAAGTGGCTGAAACCAAAAGGAAACGGGAAGAGGCATTTGTTCCTCCTGAG GAACCTAGCAAAGAAATTCCAAAGCATACTGATGACAATAATGATGTTGCTGCTCTTGCATCTTCTTTGAAG
- the LOC121758665 gene encoding elongation factor 2-like, which produces MVKFTADELRAIMDLKHNIRNMSVIAHVDHGKSTLTDSLVAAAGIIAQEVAGDVRMTDTRADEAERGITIKSTGISLYYQMSDESLKSYKGERHKNDYLINLIDSPGHVDFSSEVTAALRITDGALVVVDCVEGVCVQTETVLRQALGERIRPVLTVNKMDRCFLELQVDGEEAYQTFQRVIENANVIMATYEDPLLGDVQVYPEKGTVAFSAGLHGWAFTLTNFAKMYAAKFGVDESKMMERLWGENFFDPATKKWTTKPTGSATCKRGFVQFCYEPIKMIINTCMNDQKDKLWPMLQKLGITMKSDEKDLMGKALMKRVMQTWLPASSALLEMMIFHLPSPATAQKYRVENLYEGPLDDQYATAIRNCDPNGPLMLYVSKMIPASDKGRFFAFGRVFAGKVSTGLKVRIMGPNYVPGEKKDLYTKSVQRTVIWMGKKQETVEDVPCGNTVALVGLDQFITKNATLTNEKEVDAHPIKAMKFSVSPVVRVAVQCKVASDLPKLVEGLKHLAKSDPMVVCTMEESGEHIVAGAGELHLEICLKDLQDDFMGGAEIVKSDPVVSFRETVLERSSRTVMSKSPNKHNRLYMEARPMEEGLAEAIDDGRIGPRDDPKIRSKILAEEFGWDKELAKKIWCFGPETTGPNMVVDMCKGVQYLNEIKDSVVAGFQWASKEGALAEENMRGICFEVCDVVLHADAIHRGGGQVIPTARRVIYASQLTAKPRLLEPVYLVEIQAPEQALGGIYSVLNQKRGHVFEEMQRPGTPLYNIKAYLPVIESFGFSSTLRAATSGQAFPQCVFDHWEMMASDPLEPGTQASTLVTDIRKRKGLKENMTPLSEFEDRL; this is translated from the exons ATG GTGAAGTTCACAGCAGATGAGCTTCGTGCCATTATGGACCTCAAGCATAACATTCGTAATATGTCTGTTATTGCCCATGTTGATCATG GAAAGTCGACCCTAACAGATTCTCTTGTTGCTGCTGCTGGAATTATTGCCCAAGAGGTTGCTGGGGATGTTAGAATGACAGACACTAGAGCTGATGAAGCTGAACGTGGTATCACCATCAAGTCGACCGGTATCTCATTGTACTATCAAATGAGTGATGAGTCCTTGAAGAGTTATAAGGGAGAGCGCCACAAGAACGATTACCTCATCAATCTTATTGATTCTCCCGGGCACGTTGATTTCTCTTCTGAAGTGACTGCTGCACTCCGTATCACTGATGGTGCTCTTGTGGTGGTGGACTGTGTTGAAGGCGTGTGCGTCCAAACTGAGACTGTCCTTCGACAGGCACTCGGTGAAAGAATTAGGCCCGTCTTGACTGTCAACAAGATGGACAGATGTTTCCTTGAACTCCAAGTCGACGGAGAGGAAGCATACCAGACATTCCAGAGGGTTATTGAAAATGCCAATGTCATCATGGCCACATATGAGGATCCGTTGCTTGGTGATGTTCAGGTTTACCCAGAGAAAGGGACTGTTGCCTTTTCTGCTGGTCTGCACGGCTGGGCTTTTACTTTGACAAACTTTGCTAAGATGTATGCAGCCAAGTTTGGTGTTGATGAGTCCAAGATGATGGAAAGGCTTTGGGGAGAGAATTTCTTTGACCCAGCCACTAAGAAGTGGACCACCAAGCCTACTGGATCTGCCACCTGCAAACGTGGTTTTGTTCAGTTCTGCTACGAACCCATAAAAATGATCATCAACACCTGCATGAATGACCAGAAAGACAAGCTGTGGCCAATGTTGCAGAAGCTTGGCATAACGATGAAGTCCGATGAGAAGGATTTGATGGGGAAAGCTCTGATGAAGCGTGTTATGCAGACATGGCTCCCTGCCAGCTCTGCTCTGTTGGAGATGATGATATTCCATCTCCCCTCACCAGCCACAGCTCAAAAGTATCGTGTGGAGAACCTGTACGAGGGACCTCTGGATGATCAGTATGCAACTGCTATCAGAAACTGTGATCCTAATGGCCCTCTCATGCTGTACGTGTCTAAGATGATTCCAGCTTCTGACAAAGGTAGGTTCTTTGCTTTCGGCCGTGTGTTCGCTGGGAAAGTCTCGACGGGTTTGAAGGTCCGAATCATGGGACCGAACTACGTTCCTGGTGAGAAAAAGGACTTGTACACCAAGAGTGTTCAGAGAACTGTGATTTGGATGGGTAAGAAGCAGGAAACTGTGGAAGATGTGCCTTGTGGTAACACAGTTGCTTTGGTGGGTCTGGATCAGTTCATCACCAAGAATGCTACCCTGACAAACGAGAAAGAAGTAGATGCTCATCCAATCAAAGCCATGAAGTTCTCTGTCTCACCCGTGGTTCGTGTCGCAGTGCAGTGTAAGGTTGCATCTGACCTACCAAAGCTTGTTGAAGGTTTGAAGCATTTGGCAAAATCTGACCCCATGGTTGTCTGTACCATGGAGGAATCTGGTGAGCATATTGTTGCTGGGGCTGGAGAGCTGCATCTTGAGATATGTTTGAAGGACTTGCAGGATGATTTTATGGGCGGTGCTGAGATTGTAAAATCTGATCCTGTTGTATCCTTCCGTGAGACTGTCCTGGAGAGGTCAAGCCGTACAGTTATGAGCAAATCACCTAACAAGCACAACAGGCTGTACATGGAGGCAAGGCCGATGGAAGAGGGTTTGGCCGAGGCCATTGATGATGGGCGCATTGGTCCAAGGGATGATCCCAAGATTCGGTCAAAGATCTTGGCAGAGGAATTTGGGTGGGACAAGGAGCTTGCTAAGAAAATTTGGTGCTTTGGTCCTGAAACGACTGGTCCCAACATGGTCGTGGATATGTGTAAGGGAGTGCAGTACCTGAATGAAATCAAGGACTCTGTTGTTGCTGGTTTCCAATGGGCGTCAAAGGAAGGTGCATTGGCCGAAGAGAACATGAGAGGCATTTGCTTCGAGGTTTGTGATGTGGTTCTTCACGCTGATGCTATTCACAGAGGTGGTGGGCAGGTTATTCCCACTGCAAGGAGGGTGATCTATGCCTCCCAGCTTACAGCAAAGCCTCGGCTTTTGGAACCTGTGTACCTTGTCGAGATCCAGGCACCAGAGCAAGCTCTTGGTGGAATATACAGTGTGCTGAATCAGAAGCGTGGTCATGTGTTTGAGGAAATGCAGAGGCCAGGCACTCCTCTCTACAACATCAAGGCGTACCTTCCAGTTATCGAATCCTTTGGTTTCTCAAGTACCCTGAGAGCTGCAACCTCTGGACAGGCGTTCCCGCAATGTGTGTTTGATCACTGGGAGATGATGGCTTCGGATCCTCTTGAACCAGGTACCCAGGCTTCAACCCTCGTCACTGATATTCGCAAGAGGAAGGGTTTGAAGGAGAACATGACACCTCTCTCCGAGTTTGAGGACAGGCTGTGA